One window from the genome of Engraulis encrasicolus isolate BLACKSEA-1 chromosome 16, IST_EnEncr_1.0, whole genome shotgun sequence encodes:
- the cfap57 gene encoding cilia- and flagella-associated protein 57 has translation MAVVAQSHYTFGVRTGVANNLCYLDEQTVVFPCGNNLVRYNIDQKWQKLIPGSEKSQGMFAMALSPNRRYMAVSERAEKGTITVYDMHHEQSRRRKVLTGGDLPVGEFVSLAFSPDSKFLIGQSGAPDWTLFFWMWEKQHVLATVKTTTLPNSVYQISFSPHDNTLICVSGNGVFKQYRYTEGALKQCNSTKFEAQNFMAHTWMSEERVIAGTDMGRLLVFESGDLRWEINASSKTSYEADRQETDPSEEDAAQTPSMPCIAAITAYSKGFACSAGHGTVCLFEKTEEKDQYRKTREIKIPPDPYAVEPSQAQAQEITTLCISPSEEGLSACTDRGQLYNITLASTEINKSEQAHFEFLSHSFHSKAITGLSICIRKPLIATCSLDHSVRIWNYETNVLELYKEFQEEAYSVALHPSGLFILVGFTDKLRLMNLLIDDIRVFKELTVRGSRECAFSHGGHMFAAANGNVIHIYSTTTFDNLLNLKGHNGKVRSLVWSMDDNRLVSCGMDGAVYEWNTQTAKRESESVLKSCSYNSVAISSDGKNIFAVGSDHTLKEIQDCQIMKEMLAEDAVYTAVTMTRSGRTIFTGTSTGTIRAIKYPIPVQKEWTEYQAHSSAINKMLVTFDDQYLLTVSQDGCLLVWKIIDKEGRGLKRDKDVSYAEEILITKSDLEEKNQIMTELKTRVEELKMENEYQLRLKDMNYNEKIKELSEKFMHEIEALKTRNQVLKTDMEKQEWSHQETMTDVNEKFAKEQQDFESTSNQKLMLEYEKYHELQLKCQRMQEDYEQQLQTKERSKQKALQELTRSYEMKQQDRQQVLTQCQEDARQQLREFEETKTQIEEDGDQEIQCIRIKYEKILQEERDINLCLKGETGIMKKKLSSLQREIDERSMDIDKHKVDMQKQQAVTRSLEKDIHTLKKEIMERDETIQDKEKRIYELKKKNQELEKFKFVLDYKIKELKKQIEPRENDIKEMKEQILEMETELDKFHKKNTQLELNNSELKLKVKVTDRELHKEMRRVKDVESLVHSFKRELHHCVLFIQEPRKLKDSIRELYEHYVQQSDVVEIVGADKDIEREYCRQREHLERNVASLKKKLAKDADVHRTESNKIMSENVSLITEINDLRRELRMLRTQIHDYECQATITKRSKPKSLTDSKCHSEKGGMEGSSSLLRNSKLRASFEGLIPRLNLEEEECLALRTPTSNTKLPALAT, from the exons ATGGCTGTGGTCGCTCAATCACATTACACATTCGGGGTCCGAACTGGAGTTGCCAATAATCTTTGCTACTTGGATGAGCAAACAGTAGTATTTCCATGTGGAAATAATCTGGTGCGTTACAACATTGACCAAAAATGGCAGAAATTAATCccag GGTCAGAGAAAAGCCAGGGCATGTTTGCCATGGCCTTAAGCCCCAACCGGCGTTACATGGCCGTATCAGAGCGAGCAGAGAAGGGCACCATCACAGTGTATGATATGCACCATGAGCAGAGCCGTAGGAGAAAGGTGCTGACAGGCGGAGACCTTCCGGTCGGAGAGTTTGTTAGCTTGGCTTTTTCCCCAGACTCCAAGTTCCTTATAGGCCAGTCTGGGGCCCCTGACTGGACCCTTTTCTTCTGGATGTGGGAGAAGCAGCATGTCTTAGCCACAGTCAAGACCACCACTCTCCCCAACAGTGTCTACCAG ATCAGCTTCAGCCCCCATGACAACACACTGATCTGTGTGAGTGGCAATGGCGTGTTCAAGCAGTACCGTTACACAGAGGGCGCCTTGAAACAGTGCAACTCCACCAAGTTTGAGGCACAGAATTTTATGGCCCATACGTGGATGTCAGAGGAGCGTGTTATTGCTGGCACGGACATGGGTCGCCTGCTGGTGTTTGAATCTGGCGACCTGCGTTGGGAGATAAACGCCAGCTCCAAGACCTCATATGAGGCAGACAG ACAGGAGACAGACCCCTCTGAGGAGGATGCAGCCCAGACTCCCAGCATGCCCTGCATCGCGGCCATCACAGCCTACTCCAAGGGCTTTGCCTGCTCCGCCGGCCATGGCACTGTGTGCCTGTttgagaagacagaggagaaggaCCAGTACCGCAAGACCAGAGAGATAAAG ATACCTCCAGATCCGTATGCCGTTGAGCCGAGCCAAGCCCAGGCGCAGGAGATCACCACACTGTGCATCAGTCCATCAGAGGAgggcctgtctgcctgcactgACCGAGGGCAGCTCTATAACATTACACTGGCCTCCACTGAGATCAACAAG TCGGAACAAGCCCACTTTGAGTTTCTGTCCCACTCCTTCCACTCCAAGGCCATCACTGGCCTGTCCATCTGCATTCGCAAACCCCTCATCGCCACCTGTTCACTAGACCACTCTGTACGCATATGGAACTATGAGACCAA TGTTCTGGAGCTGTATAAAGAGTTCCAGGAGGAGGCCTACAGCGTGGCTCTCCACCCCTCTGGCCTCTTCATACTGGTCGGCTTCACTGACAAACTCCGGCTGATGAACCTGCTCATAGACGACATCCGGGTCTTTAAGGAGCTCACTGTGCGTGGCTCCAGAGAG TGTGCGTTCAGTCACGGAGGTCACATGTTTGCTGCCGCCAATGGAAATGTCATTCACATCTACTCCACCACCACTTTCGATAATCTGCTCAATCTTAAAGGACACAACGGGAAG GTACGGTCTCTGGTATGGAGTATGGATGATAATCGGCTGGTGTCATGTGGCATGGATGGTGCCGTGTACGAGTGGAACACCCAGACTGCTAAGCGAGAATCTGAGAGTGTGCTGAAGTCCTGCAGCTACAATAGTGTGGCCATATCCTCAGATGGCAAGAACATCTTTGCTGTCGGCTCAGATCATACCTTGAAGGAAATCCAGGACTGCCAG ATCATGAAGGAGATGTTGGCAGAGGATGCCGTATACACCGCCGTCACAATGACCCGATCGGGACGCACCATCTTCACCGGCACCTCCACTGGCACCATCAGGGCCATCAAGTACCCGATCCCCGTCCAGAAGGAGTGGACAGAGTACCAGGCCCACTCGTCCGCCATTAACAAA ATGCTCGTCACCTTCGATGACCAGTACCTGCTGACGGTGTCTCAAGATGGCTGCCTCCTGGTGTGGAAGATCATCGATAAGGAGGGCCGCGGCCTGAAGAGGGATAAAGACGTGTCTTACGCTGAGGAGATTCTCATCACCAAGTCTGACCTGGAGGAGAAG AATCAGATCATGACAGAGCTGAAGACTCGAGTAGAGGAGCTGAAGATGGAGAACGAGTACCAGCTACGGCTTAAGGACATGAACTACAACGAGAAGATCAAAGAGCTCTCTGAGAAGTTCATGCACGAGATAGAGGCCCTGAAGACCAGGAACCAG GTACTCAAAACTGACATGGAGAAACAAGAGTGGTCTCACCAGGAGACCATGACAGATGTGAATGAAAAGTTTGCAAAAGAACAGCAAGATTTTG AGTCGACAAGCAACCAGAAGCTGATGCTGGAGTACGAGAAGTACCACGAGCTCCAGCTGAAGTGCCAGCGCATGCAGGAGGACTATGAGCAGCAGCTGCAGACCAAGGAGCGCAGCAAGCAGAAGGCCCTGCAGGAGCTGACACGCAGCTACGAGATGAAGCAGCAGGACAGGCAGCAGGTGCTCACGCAG TGTCAGGAGGATGCCAGGCAGCAGTTGAGGGAGTTTGAGGAGACCAAGACCCAGATTGAGGAGGACGGTGACCAGGAGATCCAGTGCATACGCATCAAGTACGAGAAGATCCTGCAGGAAGAGAGGGACATCAACCTCTGTCTGAAGGGGGAGACGGGAATCATGAAAAAGAAG TTAAGCAGCCTGCAGCGGGAGATAGACGAGCGCAGCATGGACATTGACAAACACAAGGTGGACATGCAGAAGCAGCAGGCTGTGACACGATCTCTGGAGAAGGACATCCACACCCTGAAGAAGGAGATCATGGAGAGAGATGAGACCATCCAGGACAAG GAAAAGAGAATATATGAACTGAAGAAGAAGAATCAGGAGCTTGAAAAGTTCAAATTCGTACTAGACTACAAGATCAAAGAGCTAAAGAAACAGATTGAGCCCCGGGAGAATGACATCAAAGAAATGAAAGAGCAAATCCTAGAG ATGGAAACTGAACTGGATAAGTTCCATAAGAAGAACACACAGCTGGAGTTGAACAACTCTGAACTGAAGCTTAAGGTGAAGGTTACAGACAGAGAGCTGCACAAGGAGATGAGGAGG GTGAAGGATGTGGAGTCCCTGGTACACAGCTTCAAGAGGGAGCTGCACCACTGTGTCTTGTTCATCCAGGAGCCCAGAAAGCTGAAGGACAGCATCCGCGAGCTGTACGAGCACTACGTGCAGCAGAGCGATGTG GTCGAGATAGTGGGTGCGGACAAGGACATCGAGCGAGAGTACTGCCGGCAGAGGGAGCACCTGGAGAGGAATGTGGCCTCACTCAAGAAGAAGCTGGCCAAAGATGCCGACGTACACCGCACAGAGAGCAACAAAATTATGTcg GAGAATGTCTCACTGATCACAGAGATCAACGACCTGCGGCGGGAGCTCCGTATGCTGCGAACCCAGATCCACGACTACGAGTGCCAGGCCACCATCACCAAGAGGAGCAAGCCTAAGAGCCTGACCGACAGCAAATGCCACTCAGAAAAAGGAGGAATGGAAGGATCCTCAAGTCTTCTCAGAAACAGCAAGT tGAGAGCATCCTTTGAGGGCCTCATCCCACGCCTTAActtggaggaagaggagtgccTCGCCCTGCGGACCCCCACCAGCAACACCAAGCTGCCCGCTCTGGCCACCTGA
- the tmem125b gene encoding transmembrane protein 125 has product MAEMDRLPVARPAPGPPARPSSELAWVQRRTLEEQVELWWFGEPRVSLLCYGASVGLVLGLGLGGIGLLSTASSASGRSAAWRLGVGSTLCLLALAVLLKQLLSSAVQDMGCVRSRRRVELLRTGGRMDPALLLAAGVGVAVCGGTLLGLGEQDMLLSGVVLLACGGTVVLGVGVYSTVAAWQMRRDVRRRRRRGRRRRVRVYTVSTGPNPQPWRDSASSQASLI; this is encoded by the coding sequence ATGGCTGAGATGGATCGCCTGCCCGTGGCAAGGCCGGCCCCCGGCCCCCCAGCCCGCCCGAGCTCCGAGCTGGCCTGGGTGCAGCGGCGCACCCTGGAGGAGCAGGTGGAGCTCTGGTGGTTCGGGGAGCCGCGCGTCTCCCTGCTCTGCTACGGCGCCTCCGTGGGCCTGGTGCTGGGCCTGGGGCTGGGCGGCATCGGCCTCCTCTCCACGGCCTCCTCCGCGTCGGGCCGCTCGGCCGCCTGGCGTCTGGGCGTGGGCTCCACACTCTGCCTGCTGGCGCTGGCCGTCCTCCTGAAGCAGCTGCTCAGTTCTGCCGTGCAGGACATGGGCTGCGTGCGCAGCCGGAGGCGCGTGGAGCTGCTCCGCACCGGCGGCCGGATGGACCCGGCACTGCTGCTGGCCGCTGGGGTTGGGGTGGCCGTGTGTGGAGGCACCCTGCTGGGGCTGGGGGAGCAGGACATGCTGCTGTCAGGGGTGGTCCTCCTGGCCTGCGGGGGCACTGTGGTGCTGGGCGTAGGGGTGTACTCCACTGTGGCGGCGTGGCAGATGCGGAGGgacgtgaggaggaggaggaggcgcggcAGGCGGAGACGAGTGCGGGTGTACACCGTCAGCACGGGCCCCAACCCACAGCCATGGAGGGACTCTGCCTCTAGCCAGGCCAGTTTGATATGA
- the LOC134466604 gene encoding leucine-rich repeat-containing protein 19-like — MWRGCPYRCLRMALIGVLMWQSPKAQCSNIKEDATENTIRVFQRNLLEDSSQSGNDTAVDPGSNAGSWPYLLAALLTMIAVLLFIFMAVKLRLFQRYLASYRHMLLQEGDTASQCEPRGLEVEVGFAPSSVMERVPPRRRGPLEPDDDDDGFIEDNYIQSGERERVEREREQERRTAGDDSDDDELDLDQYELDLDQFTIG, encoded by the exons ATGTGGAGAGGATGTCCTTACCGGTGCCTCAGGATGGCACTTATTGGGGTACTCATGTGGCAAAGCCCAAAAGCACAGTGCTCAAATATTAAAG AAGATGCAACTGAAAACACCATCAGAGTATTCCAAAGAAATCTCCTGGAAGATAGCAGCCAGTCTGGGAACGACACAGCAG TCGACCCAGGCAGTAACGCGGGCTCCTGGCCATACCTGCTGGCCGCTCTTCTCACCATGATCGCCgtgctcctcttcatcttcatggCTGTCAAGTTACGACTCTTCCAGCGCTACCTGGCCAGCTACCGCCACATGCTCCTGCAAGAGGGCGACACCGCCAGCCAGTGCGAGCCGCGAGGCCTTGAGGTTGAGGTGGGTTTCGCCCCCTCCAGCGTGATGGAGAGGGTTCCCCCGCGCCGCCGCGGCCCCCTGGAGCCTGACGATGACGACGACGGGTTCATCGAAGATAACTACAtccagagtggggagagagaacgggtggagagggagagagagcaggagaggcgtACAGCAGGGGacgatagtgatgatgatgagctgGACCTAGACCAGTATGAGCTGGACCTAGACCAGTTCACCATTGGATGA